The genomic interval TACGATATACTTCCATGGTTGTATCCTTAATGTAGGATCGCTGACTAACCCCTGCGTTGTGGACCATTACATCAATATGGCCGAAGGTTTTTATAATCATATCTACCGCAGGTTGTGTTTTGTCAAATTCTGTCACATCCATTGGTAAGATCAAAACCGACGAAACGGGCAAACCGGTAAGCTTTTTTACGCGAAGTAACTCTTCTTCTCTTCTCGAGGTAAGCACCAGTTTTGCGCCTTCTTTTGCAAAAGCCAAAGCAATTGCTTCTCCAATCCCGGAGGATGCACCGGTAATCCAGACTACCTTATTTTTAAACGATTCCATCTTTTAGTGCATTTATAACGGGTATCTTATCAGAAACAAAATGAAAATCTACACTGTTCTTCTGAACATCAAGCCTGGATTCCATTCCAACTATCATGGCTCTGTTGTCAGAAACATGGCCGACGGGAAAGTTGAAACTTAGCGGATAATCATATTCTGATACATGTTCGTGAATAATTTCATAAGCATTTTTGCCAAACGCAGGCCGCGAATTATCCTTCATATCCGTAAACTGGCCAACTATCAAACCGGCCAGATGATCCAGTTTCCCGGCGCGTTTAAGCTGTATCATCATCCTGTCGAGGTTGTACAGATATTCGTTTACATCTTCTATAAAAAGTATTTTTCCCTTTGTATCAATATCAGTTACTGATCCAATTAAATGAGCAAAAAGACAAAGATTTCCACCGACCAGCTGACCGGTTGCTGTGCCGGGCCTGTTCAAAGAATGGGAATTTATGGAATATGAAGGAAGTTCTCCAAACAGAACTTTTCGAAGTGAATCCGCCGCTTCTTCTGCTCCTGGCAGCATCATGGATTTGACCATAGGAGCATGTACAGATGTAATTCCCAGCTTAAACAACTGAGAATGAACAACGGTTAAATCACTAAAACCGATAATCCATTTTGGAGATTGTATGAAATTTGTAAAGTCCAGATCATCAACAATCCTGGAACAGCCATAACCGCCACGGGCTGCCATAATTGCTTTTATTGACGGATCATCTAACATTTTCTGAAAGTCTGTCAAACGATCTTCATCACTGGCGGAAAACTGATTGAATGAGCTTTTTAATGTCTGACCTTCAACTACTTCCAGTTTCCATTCATTTTTTAACCGGTTAATTCCCGGAATCATTTCAGTATAGTTGATAGCACTTGCAGGAGCAATAATTCCTATTTTATCACCGGCTTTTAAAAATGACGGAATTTTAATTTTGGTCATAAATTGTTAAAACGCGTGGTATTGACAACAATTTTGGAAGCCTGAGTACAGGTTAAATAAATACAACATCTTCAACAAGATCACTTTTCATTTCTCTGTTGATAAGCTCAATGATTTTGAATTTGGCACGAACCAGTTCACTCCGTAAAGGAGCGGATTCTATCTGAAGAAAAAGTACGCGGTCTTTGATATACACTTTTTGGGTCCTTGATCCGATAGCCGAACCCATGATTTTGTCCCAATGCGCTACAACATACGACTGATCAAACCTGTTTCGTAACCGGTATTTTTCAAGCATCTGATCAATAGCATCTTTAAGAGGTGTTATCCCTGGACGGCGGGATGCTTTTTCTTTATCAAAACGGTATTGTTGTGCCATATTTATTGTAGTGCTTTATACAAATGTAAGAATATAGAAGGGAATAAGGAGGAAGGACGTAGTGGAAAATGGATTAAAAATTCGTTTTCAGGAATAATACTTTGAGGTTGAGGAAAGTAAAAATAAATAAGCCTGGAACGAGTTCAGTGCCAACAAATAAATCAGTTTCGGAGCAAATTAAAAACAAGTGTAATTTGCATTTTCAGCGATCCGGACTTAATATTGCAGCATCAAGTCAATTGCTTCACTTAACAGCGATTGATTTATAAAGAAGAGGCGAGAGAATGGGCTCAAAGAACCTCTGGCAACCTGCTACCAAATTTGGAGAAAGGTGCTAATTCCCACCTAAGTTATTAGGAGATATAAAATCAATTCGCATGAACTTACTGTTAGAAATTTCCGTAAGCCGGATGGCTTTAATCTCGTACCTGAAACTGGAAAGTAGTTTTCAATAAGCAGGATCGTGTATCTTTTTCTGGCTCATTCCGGAAACAGGTCATCTTATATCATATTTTATAATTTAAACTTTGTGCTTTGGCACTCATGCAAGCGGAACAAAAAATTTATAAATATCCATATACCTATTCCCTGGAATTAGGTCGTGAATTACCGGGTTTCGAATTGTCTTACACTACGTATGGCACCAGGAACGACGGAGATGATAATATTGTATGGATCTGTCATGCGTTAACAGGAAGTTCCAATGCGGCTGAATGGTGGGATGGTCTGGTAGGAGATGGAAAATTTTTCGACCCGGCCAAATATTTCATTATTTGTGTCAATGTAATTGGTTCTGCTTATGGGTCTACCGGCCCACTTTCCATTGATCCTAAAACGCAGCAGCCATTTTACAGGAATTTCCCGCTGATTACTGTAAAAGATGTAGTCGGAACCATGGAAATCCTGCGCCAGGAATTACAGATCCGTAGAATAAAAATATGTATTGGAGGATCTTTGGGTGGCCAGCAAGCGCTGGAATGGGCGGTGGAAGTTCCTGATCTGTTTGAAGAACTGATATTGATTGCGTCTAATGCATTGCATTCGCCCTGGGGTGTAGCGTTCAATGAGTCACAGCGCATGGCGATTGAGGCTGATCCGACTTATAATGACAATAATAGTGAAGCGGGTGGAATGGGGTTGCGTGCAGCCAGATCCATTGCGTTGTTGTCTTACCGTAATTATGATACATACAATTTTACGCAGGCACGTGACAATCCGGATCAGATCGATGATTTCCGGGCATCATCCTATCAGCAGTATCAGGGAGATAAATTTGTGAAACGCTTTAATGCGTTTTCCTACTGGATACTGTCCAAAATTATGGATTCGCACAACGTAGGCAGAAATCGTGGCGGAATTGTGCACGCATTAGGTATGGTAAAAGCAAAAACGCTGGTATTGGGAATAAAATCTGATTTGTTGTTTCCATTATCTGAACAGCAATTCCTGGCGAGGCATATTCCGGATGCAGTTTTTCAGGAAATTGATTCTTTATATGGGCACGACGGCTTTTTGATAGAGTATAAGCAGTTAAATCAGGTAATAAAAGCCTGGCAGCAAACAAATGGCCAATTGCAGATTGCTAAAATCGGTTGATGATTAAAACAAAAGAGTCGCAGATAATTTCTTTGCGGCTCTTTTGTTTTAACTACAAATTGGAACTTTCTATTTAGATATCTTCAGCAATAGCTCAGGTTCGTTTGTAGTGATGAAATCTACATTTTGATCCAGAAACCATTTCATTACCGGTTCATCATTTACGGTCCAGGTATTGGTAGAAAGATTCAGCTGATGCATTTCTTTGATCCAGTTTTCATTTTTCTTGAAAACTGTAAAATGATAATCAACACCGCTTAAACCTGCTGCCTTAATTTCAGCTGGCGTTTTATCTCCATTCAGGTATTCCACATGTGCATTTGGAGCAAGCTGTTTCACTTTCAGGCACACATCGTAGTCAAACGCGATGTAATCCGTAATGCCTTCAACTTTTAATTTTTTAACCATTTCTACACATTTTTCGGTCAGTGCAAGTGAACGTTCTTTGCTGATAGAAGAAGTTTTTATTTCAAGGATCAAACGTGTATTTTTTTGTTTAGCACCAGCTTTCAGGTATGCTTCCAGTGTAGGAAGATTCTCTCCATTTTCCAGTTTGATCTGTAATAATTCTGTTGAATTGGTTTTTTCGATATCTGTACCTTTAACAGCATGATCATGATGAACGAAAAGAACGGAATCAGCTGACATGTGTACATCAAACTCGCTGCCGTAACATTTTAGTTTAATTGCGTTTTCTAATGCGGCAATAGAATTTTCAGTTGCACTCGTATTTTTCCATGCACCGCGATGCGCTATAACTTTATTTTTATTTTGAGACATACTTTCAAAAGTGATCATACAGAGTAAACCAACTGCGATAATCAGGATATTTTTTTCATTTTTAATAAATTAAACTTTTAAAAAGGTACTTTTTTGCAATTCCCGAAAGTACTTCATTTTATTTAGCACAATATTAGCTTTACATTAAGAATTGAATATCTGAATTGAGTATGATAGTTACCATTCTTAATCAATGTGTTTTTTAACTTTTATAATAACATGCTTTGAAGTAGGTGTATTGCTTTTATCAGCAACGCTTGTTAATGGTACAAGTACATTGGTTTCCGGGAAATAAGTGGCTGTACAACCTTTTGGAATCGGATATTCAACTATAACAAATTGGTGCGCTGCTCTTTCGATACCATCGTGATAATTGTATAAATCCACGATTTCACCATTTTTTAATTTTCTTCTGCTGATATCTGTTTCGTTCATCAAAATTACCCGCCGTTCATTGTAAATGCCACGATATCTGTCATTTAATCCGTAAATTGTTGTATTAAACTGGTCGTGGCTCCGAATTGTCATCATAATCAATTCGTCGTGCTGTAAATTCAGTTCCGGAACATCTGCTATATTAAAATGTGCTTTCCGGGATTTTGTATCAAAATTTCCTTCACGGTTACAATTGGGAAGATAAAAGCCGCCGGGAATTCTTACGCGTTCATTGTAATCATCAAATCCCGGAATTGTCCGTTCGATATCTGCCCTGATCACATCGTAATTTCCTATGTATTGATCCCAGTCAATTTTGCTTTTTTTGCCTAGTGTAGCTTTTGCCAACCGGCTTACTATATCCGGTTCGCTTAACAGATGTTCAGAAATCGGATCTAAAATTCCTTTTGATGACTGGATTACACCCATGGAATTTTCGCACGATACGAACTGAGCTTCACCATTTGCCATATCCTTATCACTTCTTCCAAGGCAGGGCAATATCATTGCTTCCTTACCATGTACAAAATGGCTCCGGTTTAATTTGGTGGAAACGTGTACTGTCAGGCTGCAATTTTGTAATGCTTCGGCTGTAAAGTTTGTATCCGGAGTTGCGGAAAGAAAATTCCCACCCATCGCAAAAAATACACTTGCTTTACCTTCATGCATTGCTTTGATAGACTCAACGACATCAAAACCATGTTTTTTGGGTGGCGTAAAATGAAAATTCCGTTCAATAGAATCCAGAAATTTATCTGATGGTTTTTCAAAAATTCCCATTGTGCGGTCGCCCTGCACATTACTATGGCCACGAACCGGGCAGGTTCCTGCACCAGGCTTTCCAATACTTCCTTTAAGCAACAGCAGATTTACAATTTCTTTAATTGTATCCACGCCGTTTTTGTGTTGGGTAATTCCCATTGCCCAACACGCAATAATTTTACTTTTTTTACTTAATAATTTCGCAACTTCCTGTATTTGTATAAAAGGAACACCGCTGGCTTCTGCCAGTTTTTCTGCGTTTTTATTTTTGATGTGCTGTTTAAAACCTGCAAAACCTGCTGTATTATTTTTAATAAAATCATTATCCAGCACCATTCCCGGATTGCGTTCTTCTTCGTTCAACAAAAGAATTTCAATGGCTTGTAATGCTGCCATATCACCATTGATTTTTACCTGAAGGAAAATATCGGTAAGTGCTGAATCAATTTGCAAAATTCCTTTTACAGTCTGCGGGTTATTAAAACCCATTA from Dyadobacter sp. NIV53 carries:
- a CDS encoding glycerophosphodiester phosphodiesterase family protein, whose protein sequence is MSQNKNKVIAHRGAWKNTSATENSIAALENAIKLKCYGSEFDVHMSADSVLFVHHDHAVKGTDIEKTNSTELLQIKLENGENLPTLEAYLKAGAKQKNTRLILEIKTSSISKERSLALTEKCVEMVKKLKVEGITDYIAFDYDVCLKVKQLAPNAHVEYLNGDKTPAEIKAAGLSGVDYHFTVFKKNENWIKEMHQLNLSTNTWTVNDEPVMKWFLDQNVDFITTNEPELLLKISK
- a CDS encoding LD-carboxypeptidase, with product MTKIKIPSFLKAGDKIGIIAPASAINYTEMIPGINRLKNEWKLEVVEGQTLKSSFNQFSASDEDRLTDFQKMLDDPSIKAIMAARGGYGCSRIVDDLDFTNFIQSPKWIIGFSDLTVVHSQLFKLGITSVHAPMVKSMMLPGAEEAADSLRKVLFGELPSYSINSHSLNRPGTATGQLVGGNLCLFAHLIGSVTDIDTKGKILFIEDVNEYLYNLDRMMIQLKRAGKLDHLAGLIVGQFTDMKDNSRPAFGKNAYEIIHEHVSEYDYPLSFNFPVGHVSDNRAMIVGMESRLDVQKNSVDFHFVSDKIPVINALKDGIV
- a CDS encoding DUF721 domain-containing protein, whose amino-acid sequence is MAQQYRFDKEKASRRPGITPLKDAIDQMLEKYRLRNRFDQSYVVAHWDKIMGSAIGSRTQKVYIKDRVLFLQIESAPLRSELVRAKFKIIELINREMKSDLVEDVVFI
- a CDS encoding FdhF/YdeP family oxidoreductase, yielding MSTEQIPVPGAENPETLTGLKKGEIKKVAAGVPAVVSSFKKVVEEAGVKRGMKALWSLNKKGGFDCPSCAWPDPDDERSGVAEYCENGARAVAEEATLKKLTAEFFSKNPVKALAKLSDYEIGSKGRIARPMFLPAGATHYQPISWNSAFEKIGFALNRLASPDEAVFYTSGRTSNEAAFLYQLFVREFGTNNLPDCSNMCHESSGVALGESLGIGKGSVTLEDFYEAEVIIILGQNPGTNHPRMLTALQKAKAKGATIIAINPLPETGLMGFNNPQTVKGILQIDSALTDIFLQVKINGDMAALQAIEILLLNEEERNPGMVLDNDFIKNNTAGFAGFKQHIKNKNAEKLAEASGVPFIQIQEVAKLLSKKSKIIACWAMGITQHKNGVDTIKEIVNLLLLKGSIGKPGAGTCPVRGHSNVQGDRTMGIFEKPSDKFLDSIERNFHFTPPKKHGFDVVESIKAMHEGKASVFFAMGGNFLSATPDTNFTAEALQNCSLTVHVSTKLNRSHFVHGKEAMILPCLGRSDKDMANGEAQFVSCENSMGVIQSSKGILDPISEHLLSEPDIVSRLAKATLGKKSKIDWDQYIGNYDVIRADIERTIPGFDDYNERVRIPGGFYLPNCNREGNFDTKSRKAHFNIADVPELNLQHDELIMMTIRSHDQFNTTIYGLNDRYRGIYNERRVILMNETDISRRKLKNGEIVDLYNYHDGIERAAHQFVIVEYPIPKGCTATYFPETNVLVPLTSVADKSNTPTSKHVIIKVKKHID
- the metX gene encoding homoserine O-acetyltransferase, with protein sequence MQAEQKIYKYPYTYSLELGRELPGFELSYTTYGTRNDGDDNIVWICHALTGSSNAAEWWDGLVGDGKFFDPAKYFIICVNVIGSAYGSTGPLSIDPKTQQPFYRNFPLITVKDVVGTMEILRQELQIRRIKICIGGSLGGQQALEWAVEVPDLFEELILIASNALHSPWGVAFNESQRMAIEADPTYNDNNSEAGGMGLRAARSIALLSYRNYDTYNFTQARDNPDQIDDFRASSYQQYQGDKFVKRFNAFSYWILSKIMDSHNVGRNRGGIVHALGMVKAKTLVLGIKSDLLFPLSEQQFLARHIPDAVFQEIDSLYGHDGFLIEYKQLNQVIKAWQQTNGQLQIAKIG